A genomic window from Halogeometricum borinquense DSM 11551 includes:
- a CDS encoding ABC transporter permease, protein MRDPRATIAKRELSTLRKEKTIVLALVLQVFIAAFSSFLVVGLVSLYDPGQTGEYGVDVAIAGDASEELVQAATDVSGVNPTVYSDESAAMRAFESPSKTGIDAVLVGESRDGRVFVSATVPDSNVQTTVVVVQLRDVLRSLERSERIERAESLETLPVQLPPETQSSPYYGFTYTVLVPLLLFLPVFISGSLTVDSLTEERERGTLELLRVAPVSLREIVDGKLLAATALAPAQAALWLVLLGFNGTRVASPVMLLVLVAALSTLVCSLAAATALLSPDRRSAQFLYSIGVLFVFGGTTLFPNNPVNTAARLAIGSADASAPFVVAAYAVGGIGIYVALRYLVGDVNANAL, encoded by the coding sequence TTGCGTGATCCGCGCGCGACGATTGCCAAACGCGAACTCTCGACGCTTCGCAAGGAGAAGACAATCGTGCTTGCGCTCGTCCTGCAAGTGTTTATCGCGGCGTTTTCGTCGTTCCTCGTCGTCGGTCTCGTCTCGCTGTACGATCCCGGACAGACCGGAGAGTACGGGGTTGACGTAGCAATCGCTGGCGATGCGTCCGAGGAACTCGTGCAGGCCGCAACCGATGTTTCCGGCGTGAATCCGACCGTCTATTCCGACGAGTCGGCGGCGATGCGCGCGTTCGAATCCCCCTCGAAGACCGGAATTGATGCGGTGTTAGTCGGTGAGTCACGCGACGGCAGGGTGTTCGTCTCAGCGACGGTGCCGGACTCGAACGTCCAGACGACGGTCGTCGTCGTCCAACTTCGCGACGTGCTTCGGTCGCTCGAACGGTCAGAGCGCATCGAGCGTGCGGAGTCGTTGGAGACGCTTCCGGTCCAACTCCCGCCGGAGACGCAGTCGAGTCCGTACTACGGCTTCACATACACCGTTCTCGTACCGCTTTTGCTCTTCCTGCCGGTGTTCATCAGCGGGTCGCTCACGGTGGACTCGTTGACCGAAGAGCGAGAGCGCGGCACGCTGGAACTGCTCCGCGTCGCGCCCGTCTCACTCCGCGAAATCGTGGACGGCAAACTGCTCGCCGCGACGGCACTCGCGCCCGCGCAGGCGGCGCTGTGGCTCGTCCTTCTTGGATTCAATGGGACGCGAGTAGCGAGTCCGGTGATGCTTCTCGTTCTCGTCGCGGCGCTCTCGACGCTCGTCTGCTCACTCGCGGCGGCGACGGCGTTACTCTCGCCTGACCGTCGCTCTGCACAGTTCCTCTACTCCATCGGCGTGCTGTTCGTCTTCGGCGGCACCACGCTGTTTCCGAACAACCCTGTGAACACGGCGGCCAGACTCGCTATCGGTAGTGCCGATGCGTCCGCGCCGTTCGTCGTCGCCGCATACGCCGTCGGCGGTATCGGCATCTACGTCGCGCTTCGGTATCTCGTTGGCGACGTCAACGCGAACGCGCTCTGA
- a CDS encoding DUF5798 family protein, whose translation MGIGGTAKKLQKVAEMAEDVYARLNELREQLAEMRQTAQETRERIDRLETENAEQRALLEALAEQEGIDVEAVTANAHIHEAESDADDAASDSSEETADGAADAADADDSTGGN comes from the coding sequence ATGGGAATCGGAGGCACGGCGAAGAAGCTCCAGAAAGTGGCCGAGATGGCCGAAGACGTATACGCTCGACTGAACGAACTCCGCGAACAACTGGCTGAGATGCGGCAGACAGCCCAAGAGACGCGGGAGAGAATAGATCGACTGGAGACTGAGAACGCCGAACAGCGCGCACTGCTCGAGGCGCTTGCTGAGCAAGAGGGAATCGACGTGGAAGCAGTGACCGCCAACGCACACATCCACGAGGCGGAGTCGGACGCCGACGACGCGGCGAGCGACTCCTCCGAAGAGACGGCTGACGGGGCGGCAGACGCCGCTGACGCGGACGATTCAACCGGCGGGAACTGA